A region from the Simiduia sp. 21SJ11W-1 genome encodes:
- a CDS encoding peroxiredoxin family protein, which translates to MMKSFAICFLLSLAALPLQAAELALPKLPDASKLSAPEAKALGLRDGGAGLAVGTAVPAFKASAHTGEPVSQKDLLAAGKPLLVIFYRGGWCPYCNLQIRQLTEAYNQFAKRNVELVLISADKVDGAALAQRRYEIPFPVLADPELSAHEAFNVVMTLSPELVETYKGYGIDVEQWSGKTHHKFALASAFIVNPQGKVQWAHVSEDYKSRPSVPQLLGVIDGLK; encoded by the coding sequence ATGATGAAATCTTTCGCAATCTGCTTTCTGCTTAGCCTGGCCGCGCTGCCGCTACAGGCGGCGGAGCTTGCACTACCCAAGTTACCTGATGCCAGCAAGCTCTCGGCGCCCGAGGCCAAGGCCCTTGGGTTGCGCGATGGCGGCGCGGGCCTGGCAGTGGGCACGGCGGTGCCGGCCTTTAAGGCATCGGCGCACACTGGTGAGCCGGTATCGCAAAAGGATTTGCTGGCGGCGGGTAAACCACTGCTGGTTATTTTCTACCGTGGTGGCTGGTGCCCCTATTGCAACCTGCAAATTCGCCAGCTAACAGAGGCCTACAATCAATTTGCCAAGCGCAATGTGGAGCTTGTGTTGATTTCCGCAGACAAGGTAGACGGCGCAGCCCTGGCCCAGCGCCGGTACGAGATCCCATTTCCTGTGCTGGCAGACCCGGAGCTTTCTGCCCACGAGGCATTCAATGTGGTAATGACGCTCTCGCCAGAGCTGGTAGAAACCTACAAGGGCTATGGCATTGATGTAGAGCAGTGGTCTGGCAAAACCCACCACAAGTTTGCGCTCGCCTCGGCGTTTATCGTGAACCCTCAAGGCAAAGTGCAGTGGGCCCATGTGTCTGAAGATTACAAATCCCGCCCTTCCGTCCCGCAATTACTTGGCGTGATCGACGGGTTGAAATAG